The following is a genomic window from uncultured Campylobacter sp..
AGGGGCCTTTCGGCGATCACACGGGATATTACACGCCGGTAGAGCCCTTTCCGGTGATGGAGGTTAGCGCGATCACGCACAAGCGCGCGCCCGTATTTCACGCCACCGTCGTGGGTAAGCCGCCGCTTGAGGATAAATTTATGGGGTACGCGACCGAGCGGATCTTTTTGCCGCTGTTTCGCACGAGCGCGCCCGATCTGATCGATTATAAAATGCCCGAAAACGGCGTATTTCACAATCTGATTTTGGCTAAGATCGCCGTGCGCTACCCCGCTGCCGCCAAACAGATCATGCACGCATTTTGGGGCGTGGGGCAGATGAGCTTCGTAAAACACGCCGTTTTCGTGCCGCAGGATGCGCCGAGCTTAGATGAGTACGAGGCGCTTACGAAATACGTCCTAAACCGCATAGGCGCGCGCAGCCTCGTTTTTAGCGAGGGTGTGTGCGATCAGCTCGATCACGCAAGCCCGAACTCCTGCTTCGGCGGCAAGCTCGGCATCGATGCGACGACTGATCTAAGCTCGCAGGCGCCGCAAATTTTAAGCGATGAGGAGCTGCTAGCGAAATTTCAAAGCGGCGAGCCCGCTATTTTGGCGCTTAAGCAGCACTTTTGCGATACGAAAAACCCGCTCGTGCTGATAAACATAGACAAAAAAGAGCTCGTAGAGCGGAGCTGGCGGCGGATTTTGAAATTTAGCGAGCATTTTAAAATTTTGATTTTTACAGATGCGAGAAACGACGCGAGCAACCTTTATATGAGCGTTTGGCGTATTGTAAATAGCATCGATGCGCTGCGCGACGTGTTTGTGGCGCAGGACGATCGCATCTGTATTGACGCTACGAGCAAGCACGAGTTGGAGGGCTATACGCGCCGGTGGCCGCAGGAGACGCTTTGCAGCCGAGAAGTCGTGGCAAGCCTCATAGAGCGCGGCATCGTGCAGGATGAGCCCGAACTATTTAAGAAATTTGAAATTTTTTGAGGGCGCGGGGCGGAATTTCGCGCGGATTTGAAATTTTAAAATTTTGCACTCTGATTTTAAGGACTGCGCGTTAAATTTAGATAGAATTTCGTCTAAATTTACGGGCTCTAAGCGGTAAAATTTTATAAAATTTA
Proteins encoded in this region:
- a CDS encoding menaquinone biosynthesis decarboxylase, with the translated sequence MQSFDEILNGNFWIKRLYENGLLREVKEQISTELEIAHASYIEVKKERSQALLFTNVRNAQGKQMPPVLSNIFGSSSALNLILGREPDEIAAEIESLLKPKRPQNFSEKLDFLAHLISLRKIFVKRLSGRGECQQVAHLGADIDLGELPVLKTWEGDGGAFITMGQVYTKDLNSQTQNLGMYRLQIYGRDRLGMHWQIHKDGAGFFDEYRKAGRKMPVSVAIGGDPLYIWCGQAPLPKGIFELLLYGFIRRSPARLVKSLTNEIYVPADADYVIEGFVDPAVSEPEGPFGDHTGYYTPVEPFPVMEVSAITHKRAPVFHATVVGKPPLEDKFMGYATERIFLPLFRTSAPDLIDYKMPENGVFHNLILAKIAVRYPAAAKQIMHAFWGVGQMSFVKHAVFVPQDAPSLDEYEALTKYVLNRIGARSLVFSEGVCDQLDHASPNSCFGGKLGIDATTDLSSQAPQILSDEELLAKFQSGEPAILALKQHFCDTKNPLVLINIDKKELVERSWRRILKFSEHFKILIFTDARNDASNLYMSVWRIVNSIDALRDVFVAQDDRICIDATSKHELEGYTRRWPQETLCSREVVASLIERGIVQDEPELFKKFEIF